From the Bacillota bacterium genome, the window TTTCTCAGTCCAGATGAATGTGTTTTGGGGTGACAAAATCACAGTCCGTTGACACACACGTTCAGCCGTCTCAGCCGTCAGGGCCGCCCAGCCAAGCTGACCTGCCGGCCCCCATTGTCCTCACCTCGCCGTCCCCGCCGCTCATGCTCAGTGCACCATGGCGTTCCTGTTCCCCAGCGACTTCCTGAAATGGCACGCCACGAAGTGGCTGTCCCCGACGTCGACGAACGCGGGGTCTTCGGCGGCACAGATGTCCTGTGCGTACCTGCACCTCGTGTGGAACCTGCACCCGCTCGGCGGGTTGATGGGGCTCGGCACGTCGCCCTCGAGGATTATGCGCTGCTTCTTCTTGGTTGGGTCAGGTATCGGCACCGCCGATAGCAGCGCCTCCGTGTACGGGTGTTGCGGGTTGTTGTACAGCTCGTGCTTCGCCGCGAGCTCCACTATCTTCCCGAGGTACATCACGGCGACTCTATCGGATATGTGCTTCACCACGCTCAGGTCGTGCGCTATGAAGAGGTACGTGAGCCCGAACTCACGCTGGAGGTCCTGCAAGAGGTTGATGACCTGCGCCTGGATGGACACGTCCAGGGCGGACACGGGCTCGTCACATATGATCAGCTTCGGGTTGACGGCGAGCGCCCGCGCCACGCCTATCCTCTGTCGCTGCCCGCCCGAGAACTCGTGAGGATATCTCTTCGCGTGAAGCTGCGAGAGGCCGACGACCTCGAGCAGCTCGCGCACCCTCTTCTCCCTCTCCTTTCCCCGGGCTATCCTATGGATCTCCATGGGCTCCCCGATGATGTCTCCCACGGTCATCCTGGGGTTGAGCGACGCGTACGGGTCCTGGAAGATTATCTGCATGTCCTTGCGCAGCTCGCGCATTTCTTCGCGCCCCAGTTTGAGGACGTTCTTGCCCTCAAAGACTATCTCCCCCGACGTCGCTTCTATCAGCCTCAGGATGAGTCTTCCCGTCGTCGACTTGCCGCACCCGCTTTCGCCGACCAGCCCCAGGGTCTCGCCGCGGTTTATGTGGAAGCTCACCCCGTCAACTGCTTTCACGGAGCCGACTTTCTTGGAGACGACGATCCCTTTCGTTATCGGAAAGTGTTTCACCAGGTCCTTTACCTCAAGAAGCACCTCTCCCATGACGCCCCACTTCCTCCTCGAGTTCTCACATTGTAGGCGGGTTCCTCTAGTTCTTATGGTAGCCGAGGAACTTCCAGCATCTGACCTGGTGCCCGTCCTCGACGTCAACTAGCTCAGGCTCTTCCTCCTTGCAGATGTCCCGAGCGAAGCTGCACCTCGGATGGAACCTGCATCCCGGCGGCATGCTGAACGGATTGGGTACTACTCCCTCGATGACCTGCAGCCTCTCGCGATCCTCGTTCACCTTTGGAATGGACCCCAGAAGGCCCAGCGTGTACGGGTGCTCGGGTTCCTTGAAGATCCTCACCACGTCCGCGCTCTCGACTATCTTGCCGGCATACATCACTACGACCTTGTTCACTGTCTCGGCTATGACCCCGAGGTCGTGGGTGATGAGCATGATGGCCGTGCCTAGATCCTGCTTGAGTTTGAGCATGAGGTCGAGGATCTGCGCCTGGATGGTCACGTCGAGCGCCGTCGTGGGCTCATCAGCTATGAGGAGCCTCGGGTTGCATGACAGCGCCATGGCTATCATGACCCTCTGACGCATCCCACCGCTCATCTGGTGCGGATACTCGTCCACTCGCTTCTCCGCTGACGGAATGCCCACCAGTTTCAGCATTTCTATTGTCTTCGCGCGGGCCTCTCTCTTTCCTACCTTCTGGTGGAGCATGATCGCCTCCATGATCTGGTCGCCTATGGTAAACACAGGGTTGAGGCTGGTCATGGGCTCCTGGAATATCATCGAGATCTCATTCCCTCGGATGTGCCTCATCTCAGCCTCTGTCTTCTCAAGTATGTTCTCTCCCTCGAAGATGATCTCGCCGTCGATTATCTTCCCGGGCGGATTCGGGATGAGCCGCATCACCGAGAGAGACGTCACGCTCTTGCCACACCCGCTCTCCCCCACGATGCCGATGGTCTCGCCTTTCTCGACCGAGAACGATACGCCGTCCACAGCCGGAACGACCCCGTCTTCCGTGTAGAAATACGTCTTGAGATCTCTTACCTCCAGAAGCGTCTCGCCCATGGTCAAGCAACTCCTCCCTACACCCTGCGGTTCTGAAACTTCCATCGCTTTCGTGATGAGTTTTCTACTCAGGACTCCCGTTTCCTGCTTTTGCACCCCAGCGCATTGCGCTTCATTGCGATTCGTTGTGTTGCAGGCCACGCCGCCCGTCGCCGCGCAGCCCGGCCTCGCCGGAGACCACGCGGCGCCACGAGGCATCAAGCGGCAAGGACCGGCAGCCGCCAGGATACAGCATCTAGCGCGCTCAGCCCATGACCAGTTCCAGCTTATCGTTGGGAATCCTTCCGGGTATCCTGCCTCTCTTGGCTATGGGCCTCCCGGCGACCTCCTTGAGGTCGAGGGTCATGTCGATGGGCGGCGCCTGTGAGATGAAGCTCCCTACGCCGAAAGCGTGTGCCCCGGCCGCGGCAAGCTCGCGTATCTTGTCGGGATACAAGCCTCCTGACACGAGGATCCTCACGTGTCCGTACCCTGCCTGGTCAAGGCGGGCTCGGACCTCAGCCACCAGATCCGGCGTCACCCCGCCGCGCTCACCCGGGGTATCCAGGCGGACTCCGGCGAGGTGTTTCCCCAGCGCCTCCGCGACCCGAAGAGCCTCCTCGGCCTCGTCTTTGAAGGTGTCCACGAGGATGATCCTCGCAGCGTCAGGCGGCATCAGCTCGTCGTATGCCTTTGCCACCTCGACCGTGTCCCCCACGATGAGAAAGACAGCGTGCGGCACCGTCCCCGACGGCTCCCTTCCCAGGAGTTTGGCCGCAAGGATGCAGCTCGCTCCATCGACGCCCCCGATCACGGCCGCCCGCTCCATGACGGGCGCGACCGCCGGGTGGACGTGCCTCGCGCCGAAACATATGACCTGCCTTCCGCCAGCCGCCTCTTTCACCTGGCGGGCGGCGGTGGCCCACCCGCTGGAGCTCGCAAGAAACCCCAGGATGGGGGTCTCGAACATGCCGAACTCCTCATACGGACCCTCTATTCGCATCACGACGTCTTTGGGGGAGAATTCCTCTCCCTCCGGGACCGACCACACCTTCACCTGCTTGCCTTCAAGGAGGTGAAGCACCTCGCCGACGCCTGCGAATATGCCGGACTTGCGGGGGAAGATCTCGCCGACCACCGGCACCCGCCCGAGGTTCAGCTTGTCCAGGATCTCGCGCGTCTTCACAAAGTAGATGTCTGTAGTGAGGCCCCGGCGGATCTCGTCGTGCTGCGCTGAATGGAACCGCGCCTTGGGATCCACTCGTACGGCTCGGACGTCGCCCAGGGTGCGGATCTCGCCGGTCTCCGCTCGAGTGTTCGAGACAGGCGCACGGCCAATCGCGTTCTCGGGCATTGCAGGGTCTTCTCCTTTCGTCATCTCCACGTCGTCGAATGGGCGAGTTGCCGCCACACGCCCTACCCGAGCTTTCGCCCCAAGATACTCGGGCTCGATTCCTATGAGCCGTCGTCGCCCCGGCCGCAAGAGGCCAGGGCCGGCACGCGACCACATGCAAGCGGCCCCAACTCAAGCAAGATTATACCACGCATACCCTCCAAATGGAACGGGCTAGCTGCGGCGCGTAGGCACACGGTCTCTGTCCCTCGCTCTCTCAGCTGTGCCCCCCAGCGCCGACCAGCACCCGTGGTACACCTGGACGTACCTCTCGTAAAGTCCGAGGACCTTCTTCACGTACTCCCGAGTCTCAGGAAACGGGATATCGTCTATCTCGTCGATTCGCCCCGTCCAGCGCGCCGTATCCAGCCACTTGCGGACGTTTCCCCGCCCTGCGTTGTACGCGGCGAGCACGAGCACTCTGTCCCCTCCAAACTCGCGCTCTAGCGACGCGAGGTACCAAGTCCCGATGCGGACGTTCACCTTTGGGTCGTCCAACATCTCAGGGTGAAACTGGCTCAGACCGAGCTCGCCTGCCACCCACCTGCCTGTATCAGGCATCACCTGCATGAGGCCACGCGCGCCCTTCTCAGACACGACGCTCGGCCTGAACCTGCTCTCCACTCTCATGAGCGCCGTCACGAGGAACGGATCCACGTTGTGTTCGGCGCAGTACTGCGTCACTATGTCTTTGTAGGGAGTCGGATAGGCCCTCTCCAAGTACCACCTTGAATGCAAGAAGAGATACACGCCAAGGAGCGCACAGGACAAGGCGAGCGTCCATCGCGCCGCTCGGCGCACACTCAATACGACCACGGCCTCACCATCCCCGGGGTTGCGGTCCGTTACTATTCGATATACATCGCGGTGGCGTTCTATTCGCGCGGCTTCGGGCCCGGAACCGAACGATCCTCTCGTCAGGGAGCAAGCCCGCGCGTGTCCGCGGCGAGCCGGCAAAGGATGTCCTCCACTTGCCGAGCGACGTCTTCGGTCCCGCGTGAGTTGTCGACCACGAAGTCAGCCCTTCGCAGTCCGTCTTCGAGGCGCGCTTGCGCCTTCACACGATCGAGGGCTTCCCGGCGCGAAAGCCCGTCCCGTGCCACGATCCTCTCCACACGCACAGCCTCTGGGGCGGTCACGAAGATGACCCGGTCGACCAGGGCGTCGAGGCCCGCTTCGTACAGCACAGCGGCGTCCACCACGACGAATGAGTGGCCGCGGGCGGCCGCCTCCCGGACCTCTGTCTCGGTGGCTTCGCGGAGCCGGGGAAACATGATCCCATTCAAGCGGGCAAGGGCTTCAGGGTCGCTGAAGACGAGCCAGCCCAAGGCGCGGCGGTCGAGAGTGCCGTCATCACGGCGGAACTTTGGTCCAAACTCCCGGATGATCGCCTCGAGCGCGGGCTCGCCAGGCTCAACGAGGGCGCGGGCTACGCGATCCACATCGACAACGAACGCCCCCCGCCGCGCAAGCTCCGACGCGACGAGGCTCTTACCGCTCCCAATGCCCCCTGTCAGCCCGATGATCACCGCCACAGCCCCCACGCATGTCACCTGCGTGCGATTACGCCCCGGGGCAGGCTCTCCCGACCCAGAGCAACGCCGCACGATGAGGAGAGATTCGAGGAGGATTCCCGAATTCCTGCCTGGGGCAGTTTGAGATCACATGAGCCTCATGAGGCCCAGCAGGATGAGGAGACCACCCGGCACCTTCTCGAGCCCCGGCGCAACGGCGCTTGTCTTGACCCTTCGTCCGAGCGAGATGCCCGCGCTCACGAAGACGGTCTGGGTGACGCAGGCGACGAGAGGCGTCAGGGCGGTCGGCAGCCCAGCCATCCCGGCCCCAAACCCCACTGTTAGGGCGTCCAGCGCTAAAGCGAGACCAAGGAGAAGCGCTTCCAACGACGTGATTGTGCCGGAGGAGTCGAGATCCGCGCGCGCGGGCTCCTCAAGGACGGCGGTCACGAAGACGAGCGGCTCGGCGACTCGGCCGCGCCACCCGGACGGCGTGCGCGTCCTCGCGCGGCGGGCGTCGAGCGCGGCGGGCGCGCTCCCGGGCGCGCGCCTCCGAAAGAGGGTCCAGGCGCCCAGCGCCATCAGGGTGACCCCGCCTATCAGTCTGCCCGCGACCGGAGTGAGGAATCCCGATATCGCGCGCCCACACCCTACCGATACGAACACCACCGCCGCGGACACGACGTTCATCGCGACGAGCGACCCAAACGGCACTCTTATGCCGCGCAGACCTTCGGCCACCCCCGCAGCGAACCCGTCAATGCTCACCGCAACCGCGAACAGCAGAACCGCCAGCACTTGCCCATCTCTCCCCCGCCGCATCCTCGGACCGCATCGTCGCGGTCCTGATTGACACGATACGGCGTGCGGGGAGCGTAGGTGCAGGTACACGGAGAAAGGCCCCGGGACCAGCGCCCGGGGCCTCTTCGTCACGTCTAGACCGTCACCCGATCTTAGAACGGGATTGTGATGGTCAGCTTGTAGAGGTCGTGGTCGGCGTTCCCAGCCGGATCAGCCGTGGAGATCCACTCCCACGGACGGCCATCGTCGAGGTCGTCGTCGCACTCGTCGTTCAGGCCGCTCGCGCCGTAGCTCAGCTTGATGGTGCTGTCGCCCAGCTTCACGGTGTAGGCCGCGTCCAGAGCGCCCTTGAACTCGCCACCCTGCGACTTATATGCATAGCCGACCTCGAAGGTGCTGTTCGCAGACACAGCGTACGTGAGCTTGTTGTAGAGCGTTGTGGCGTAGTCGCAGTGCGAAACGCTGGTCTCATTGCTCTTGCCTACGAGAACAGCGATCTTGTCCGAGAGGACATCGTTCACGACGATGTTCGCGTCAGCGTACCCAACATAGGTCGTCTCAGCGTCAGGCGAGTTGAGCCACACGCCCCTCGCGAGCCCCGCGACCGTCGCGTCGACCTGCTTCACGCCCGCGGTCACCAGGCTCTGCTTCGCCTCGGCGTACACCTCGCCGTCGAAGCGGGTATGGCTGCCCACAACCGTGTCATCGTCGATGAAGTCGTACTCGCCAGACTCGTACGCCGCGCTGCCCTTTACGAGCACTCCCTCGA encodes:
- the ytaF gene encoding sporulation membrane protein YtaF; amino-acid sequence: MLAVLLFAVAVSIDGFAAGVAEGLRGIRVPFGSLVAMNVVSAAVVFVSVGCGRAISGFLTPVAGRLIGGVTLMALGAWTLFRRRAPGSAPAALDARRARTRTPSGWRGRVAEPLVFVTAVLEEPARADLDSSGTITSLEALLLGLALALDALTVGFGAGMAGLPTALTPLVACVTQTVFVSAGISLGRRVKTSAVAPGLEKVPGGLLILLGLMRLM
- the coaE gene encoding dephospho-CoA kinase (Dephospho-CoA kinase (CoaE) performs the final step in coenzyme A biosynthesis.) — protein: MIIGLTGGIGSGKSLVASELARRGAFVVDVDRVARALVEPGEPALEAIIREFGPKFRRDDGTLDRRALGWLVFSDPEALARLNGIMFPRLREATETEVREAAARGHSFVVVDAAVLYEAGLDALVDRVIFVTAPEAVRVERIVARDGLSRREALDRVKAQARLEDGLRRADFVVDNSRGTEDVARQVEDILCRLAADTRGLAP
- a CDS encoding nicotinate phosphoribosyltransferase is translated as MPENAIGRAPVSNTRAETGEIRTLGDVRAVRVDPKARFHSAQHDEIRRGLTTDIYFVKTREILDKLNLGRVPVVGEIFPRKSGIFAGVGEVLHLLEGKQVKVWSVPEGEEFSPKDVVMRIEGPYEEFGMFETPILGFLASSSGWATAARQVKEAAGGRQVICFGARHVHPAVAPVMERAAVIGGVDGASCILAAKLLGREPSGTVPHAVFLIVGDTVEVAKAYDELMPPDAARIILVDTFKDEAEEALRVAEALGKHLAGVRLDTPGERGGVTPDLVAEVRARLDQAGYGHVRILVSGGLYPDKIRELAAAGAHAFGVGSFISQAPPIDMTLDLKEVAGRPIAKRGRIPGRIPNDKLELVMG
- a CDS encoding dipeptide ABC transporter ATP-binding protein; translation: MGEVLLEVKDLVKHFPITKGIVVSKKVGSVKAVDGVSFHINRGETLGLVGESGCGKSTTGRLILRLIEATSGEIVFEGKNVLKLGREEMRELRKDMQIIFQDPYASLNPRMTVGDIIGEPMEIHRIARGKEREKRVRELLEVVGLSQLHAKRYPHEFSGGQRQRIGVARALAVNPKLIICDEPVSALDVSIQAQVINLLQDLQREFGLTYLFIAHDLSVVKHISDRVAVMYLGKIVELAAKHELYNNPQHPYTEALLSAVPIPDPTKKKQRIILEGDVPSPINPPSGCRFHTRCRYAQDICAAEDPAFVDVGDSHFVACHFRKSLGNRNAMVH
- a CDS encoding ABC transporter ATP-binding protein translates to MGETLLEVRDLKTYFYTEDGVVPAVDGVSFSVEKGETIGIVGESGCGKSVTSLSVMRLIPNPPGKIIDGEIIFEGENILEKTEAEMRHIRGNEISMIFQEPMTSLNPVFTIGDQIMEAIMLHQKVGKREARAKTIEMLKLVGIPSAEKRVDEYPHQMSGGMRQRVMIAMALSCNPRLLIADEPTTALDVTIQAQILDLMLKLKQDLGTAIMLITHDLGVIAETVNKVVVMYAGKIVESADVVRIFKEPEHPYTLGLLGSIPKVNEDRERLQVIEGVVPNPFSMPPGCRFHPRCSFARDICKEEEPELVDVEDGHQVRCWKFLGYHKN
- a CDS encoding lytic transglycosylase domain-containing protein; its protein translation is MVVLSVRRAARWTLALSCALLGVYLFLHSRWYLERAYPTPYKDIVTQYCAEHNVDPFLVTALMRVESRFRPSVVSEKGARGLMQVMPDTGRWVAGELGLSQFHPEMLDDPKVNVRIGTWYLASLEREFGGDRVLVLAAYNAGRGNVRKWLDTARWTGRIDEIDDIPFPETREYVKKVLGLYERYVQVYHGCWSALGGTAERARDRDRVPTRRS